From the genome of Bacteroidota bacterium:
CATTTACACCAAGATCTATCCAATCCGTTTTGCCTGAGGCGACATCTACCACACCAATCTTCACAATAGAATTAGGATCACCCGGTTTTGGATATCGCATTTTCACAAGATTTAAATGCGTAGAATCCCACTCCGTCATTGTATATTCCGGCACGCGGTTTTCGTCTAACTGCCAATACGCAATCTTAGAACCATCAGGTGACCATCTCCAACCATCTGAAATTCCAAATTCTTCTTCGTATACCCAATCAAATTTTCCATTGATGATATGTTCCGTTCCATCCATTGTCAATTGAAATTCCTTTGCCGATTGAATATCATAAAGATAAATATTATTCTCTCGTACATAACCGATCTTCTTTCCGTCTGGAGAAAATTTTTGATTGTATTGAGGAACGGAAACATTCGTAACACGATTAAATTTCTTTGAAGTAACATCATAAAGGAAAAGATTCCCCGCCGGTGTCAAACGAGATAGATATTGTTTCTCCGGCGGAGCTGAAACAAAGAGAATCTGTTTTTCATCCGGTGACCACTGGTAGGAACTGAAACGGAAAGAAGGATCTTGCTCATTCAATTTCATCATCGCGCCGGTAACGATCAACTTTTTTGAATTGTTCTTAATAATGCATTGATACACACCGCTCGATTTTGATGCTGTATCAGTATCGAGATAGGTGTATGATTTTCCGTCTTTCAACCACTGCAAGCCTTTGATAGATTTGGTAGAAAATTTTGATGATCCAAAAATGTCATCTAATGTTAGCTCTTTGCCACCTGCGAATAGAATGATGCTCCATAGGAAAGAAAATAGTACAACTCGAATCACTCGCAATTTCATAATGTTCCTCTAAAATTAGTTTAGTGCAAAAATGTAACCAAGGATTGGGGCGTGAGCAAGGAGAAACTTAGGGAGGAATAGAATTTAACAGATATGTTTATCCGATTTTCCCGAGAAAGTATAACCTGCTAGTGTCTATCAAAAAGAATTTCTTGTGAAGATTATTATTGATGTAACAGATTGGAGGATTTGGAAAAAATTATTGTGAATGCTATAAGATTCGAACATGTGAGCGTCCCGATGTCACGTGAAACGTGACATCGGGACGCTCTAAACCAACAATTTTGTTTTTGAATAAAACATACTATACTTCCCTACTATTTTCCTTTAGAGTAATGGCTCTATAAAAAATAGATTTTTTCTAATATGTACGAAATATCGCCGTTGGATATCGTTGATATGACCGATGCAGAAATTACAACTTTTGAGGTTATGGAGAATATTGCGGAAGAATATGGTGTGGACGCTATAAGATTCGAACTTATGACCTCTTCCGTGTCAGGGAAGCGCTCTAAACCAACTGAGCTAAGCGTCCTTATATTATTGATAGGAATCCAAACTCACATATTTCTCTAAAAATGACTTTCCCTCAACAAAATGTTAGGTAATTTCAATTTTGCCATACAAATATAGTAAACCGTACCCAAAATTCAAACACCAATTTTTGATGCGCATAATCTTACGTATTGGGTTGACTAATCTTTCTTTGAAAAATAGTTTATAAGTATGTTGAATACGATTTTTGTGTATTCAATAGCTCAGAACAAATAAAATTTGAAATTGAACTATTTCTAACGTGTTCTTAATTTTAAAATAAAATGCTCAAATATTTTTTTACTATTATCCCATCACAAAAATTAAATCGGAGTAATCTATCTTAATTTTTCTCATATTTAATACAAATCAAACAAATTTGTCGGATTAGAAAAAATATTGATTCAATTTTTCAACAATAATAGACCTATATCTCTGGTATGATAATTGTTGAATTCTCATATGTAAATCACGAGAAATATTTTTCACAACACAGGAGTATCTATGAAACATGTAATTGCACTTTTTGTAATAGCTGTGCTTGGTTTAACATCTTGCAAAGAAGATGAAGCCACTACACCGGTAGTATCAGCATATGATAAAGCAGATGCCGTAAAAGGCGGGATACTCTACGATAAATTTTGGGCAACAGAATCCGGATACGATCTTTCCGATGCAGCAAAAATTAGTCATTTGAACAAATATGCCGACTTCTATCGCTGCAAACAATGTCACGCTTGGGATCGATTAGGTAATACCGGATCTTATATTAATCGAGGTCCAAAGGCAAGTACGGCAACTGCTGCCGGAAGACCAAATATTGCAGGTTCACTGATCCCATCACAGTCAAAAACAGCACAGCAATTATTTGATGCACTTAAAAGCAGCACAGGTAGAAGAAAACTTTCAGATTCTGCTGCTGTAACCGGATATTCTCTTACAAGCCCGACCATTGGTGATCAAATGCCCAATTATGGAACGTTATTGACCGATGCTCAGATTTGGGATCTTGTAAAATACTTAAAAGAAGGTGCTAATGATGTAACGCAATTATATGATGCAACATATACGGGCACTTATCCTACCGGAAAAGCAACGTACAGTGCTATTGGAAAAGATGGAAATGCAGCAAGCGGAAAAACATTTTACAACACAAACTGTGCAACATGCCACGGAACAAATGGAACCATGATATCAAATCTTGATGCAACTCCCGGAATGACTGCCGGTAAATTTGTCCGGACAAAACCAAATGAAGCACAACATAAAATTAAATTTGGACAATTGGGTGCAGTAATGAAACCAACAAAAATAACAATCACGGAATTGAAAGATCTTTACAAAGCTCTTGCGGATACTGTCGCATTCCCAAATTAATCAATACTCGTTTTTTAATAACAAAGAGGGCTGCAATTGCAGCCCTCTTTTATTTCACACTGAAGTGTAATAATAAATCTTGAATAGTGTTCGCAGGATATTTATTTCACCCGTGCAAACTCAACACGCCGATTTTTCGCTCGACCTTCCTCTGTTTTGTTCGATGCAATAGGATTCGTCGGACCGAATCCCTGCGGTAATAGTCTTTTCGAATCAACACCTTGACTGACTAAATATGCAGTCACTTCTTTTGCACGGTTCAGTGACATTTTACGATTTGATGCAGCATTCCCGGTATTGTCGGTATAACCATTGATTTGCATATTAATTTCGTTATTGCTTAACAAAATCCTGGCAATGTTATCCAACACAACTTTAGATTCCGTCGTTAGCGTTGCTTTTGCTAATTCAAACGTAATCCCTTCCATCACAACTGCTTTTGTGGATATTTGTTTGAGAGATTCAATAAGTTTTACTGCTTCAGCGATCTTTTCTTCAACTTTTAATGAAGAGCGAGGAATATTCACATAAGTTGTTTCTAACGGAAGCGACTGGGACATTACACCAGCTCTCACAAAGATCTTCGCATCATTCGTTCGCACTATATTTTCTTCATTAAACTGATTGGTAATAATGGCATACGAATATTTTCGAAACATTGTATCCCTATTTGCACGTTGTAACGTAGCAGAATAGGTTATTTCGTTCTTCCCTGAACGAAGCAGATCGGTAAGATTAACCGATGCAACTCGAATAAATTCCAAATCATCCGGAATTTCTCTTGTATTCATAGAGAGCGAAGACGATCGGACTTTAACCGAAAGATTCTTCGATGATAATGGAACACCGTTAACAGTGAAGGAACGCTCATTAATTATAAAGGCAGATTCGAGAGAATCCAATAGTTTTACCGTTTTAATTTTTTTCTTCGGATCGATATACAATGATGTCTTGAAAAACACTGCGTCGCCTGCTGTAATCGAAATCGAATCAGATAAATGATTCGAAATTCTTGGATTGTTTGAGCTGATCATGATCTCGGAAGTTTCAATTCTATTCTTGGTAGTATCGCGGATAACGTTTTCGACATAGATCTTATTACTCTCAACAACAATACTATCCATCGATGTTACTTTTATCATTGATGTCGACGGGAGAAGCATTCCAGTATGAGAGAGATCCGTTGCAACTACCTTATAACTAACCACTCCACTGAAAACATCTCTCGCTCGTCCAAGTTTGAAATTGATGATATTATCACCAACCATTGGATTAATTGTCCTGCCATTATATGTAAAACTATTGGGGACAATATGTAGCCGATCGGATAGTTGATCAATAATCTCAATCGATGCGACCGGCTTATTTCCCGAATACGTAAAGGAGACATACATTTGAACAGTATCAACTTTCAGTTTTCGCAACGTATCTTCATACAAATACTTCGGTTTCAATTGCCGAACGGCGATGAGCTTATTGACTTTTGATAAGGTTTGGACAAGAGAATCTGCCACATTTCGTTTCAGATAGAAGTTTGCTTTGGCAATTCCTCCTTCGGTAACTCTCACGAATCTTGATGTGGGATCTTTGGCAAAAGAATTATTACCAATAAGCAATTCTGTTTTTTTCGGAAGTGTAACTTCATTCACACGCATAACATGTTGTCCGGGTTTCACCTCTGGTAATGAGAATTTTCCATCATCTCCAGTGATGATTCTGGTTCCGTCCTCCATCCATATTTCAATCCCCTTCTCACCATTTTCTCCCCCATCTTGAAATGTATTTCTATTATCATCATAAAATACTTTCCCAATGATTAAACCTTTTTCCGTAAACACACCAGGCCGTACAGTAACCTGCCATTGTGATTTATCTGAGACAAGCAATGTTCCGAGACCGGCAAGGGCACTCGCATATGCCGTATTGACTCCTTCACTTTCTAACGCATCAGCTCCAACAGCAAGCTGATAGACCAATGTTGCATGTTTGGACGTTAGTATTGTATCGGGCACATTCCATTTCAATTGGTTAATTGTCGGATTTATTGTTGGCTCAATCGCCTTCCCGTTAAATCGTGCTGAATTCTTTACATACTGGAATGCATATGGCAACAGATCGTAGACGCCGATCGTTTTTACAAATTGCGGACTAGTATTACTGATTTGTACTTGATATGTAACAACGTCACCAATTTCGGCAGTTTTTTTGTTTGCCGTTTTTACAATCTTCAGGAACGTAGAAAGATTTTGGTTTTCCTTTACTGCCAACAACGTGTCTCTTCGAGCAACAATAGAATCACCCTGCAGTAAATATGCATGCGATAAAATTTTTGCATCTTTCCGCAATCCAAAATCAGTAAGTAGTTTAAGAGAAACAGAATCTTCCTTCTCCGGAGCAATTGCTTTAATATAGATGATGGAAATACTGTCAACAATACGTATAGAATCATGTGCAGCTTTTGCCAGAGAAATTCCGCTTAAACCGGCTGAAAACAATGTATCTATAATCTTTAATCCACGCAGACTATCCGTACCTACATTTTTGATCTTAAACACATGTTGAATACTGTCGCCTGCTACGATTGTATCATTAGAGACAACAAATCTGTTAAAGAATTGCACCAATCCTTTTGAACGAATTATTGTACTGTTTAAGGAACCCGTTGCCCGGATATGTGACTTAAACCATATATGATTGGATACTTTTGTACTGTCCGGAATATTTTTTGAAATGACCACACGTAAGTTCATTGTGTCATTATCAAGAGTTTTTAGTGTATCGCGCTGCCATAATACTATCCGAGTTATTGAATCGTACGACACAGATGAAAAATTTCCCTTGGTTGCAGATACAAATTTTGCAAATGGTGAAAGTGTATCACTAACCGTAACTGCATGATGCTCAGCCGTACCGCTGTTTATGATGCTCATTCCAACATTCACTGTATCTCCCGCATTTGCAACAGAAGGAGCAGTTGACAAGAGAACCACATTGGAGTCTAATGTTATCTGCAAATTGAGATTAATTGTAAATGTTCCAGATCCTGTATCGGAGAGGAATGAAAAACCGGTAAAGTTTGGAAATTCAGCACTGTCAATGGAAATGACGTATTTTGCCGGACGCAAATTTTCAAATTTAAACCTACCTTGTGCATCTGTTCGTTGTTCCTGAACGCGTATTAAAGCGTCAGGGTTTTTAATTTTCCGTGCACTGGAAGAACGATTCGTCCGTATTAATTGTGCGGGTCCAATGGAATCCAATACCACCGTTACATTTTCCGCCGGTACGGGATTACCGGTAATACTATATTCAATTCTTCCCGAAATAATATTAGGAATAATAATGGGAGGCAGCGGGAATTTGGTTGGATCAATATCCGTAGTTGTTTTGATAGAATCGCCGAATTTATCAATGACTAATATTTCCAGCTTATATTTCTCTACATCTTTTCTAAGAGCAATAAAGAACTTTCCATCTTCTTTTGTAGTATCGGTACCAACAATTACTTGAGATGCATTGAATACTCGTGCAATAGCCCCCTTATATGGCAATCTGCTGATTCCGCTAACAACACCACCTGTAACAGCTCCGGGATAAAAAAACACATTCGTGGTGTCTTGAATTGTTTTAGCCGCAGGATGCCCGCCAATCACCGTTATTTTTGATCGTAAAATATTATTATCAACGTTGATAGAACGAAGAATCGCGATAGCCTTGCCATCCATGATGGTTGTTGAAAAAGACGTACTATTATTTGAGAATGTGCCAAGTGTCGAAGAAAACTGCACCGGAACACCATCCGGAAGTTCTTGACCTAACGAATCCTTTAAGACAACTGATATTTTTGAACTGTCTCCATTCAATTTCCCAAAGATAAAATCAGGTTCAGGGGTAATTGCAATTGTTTTTGGAATTACCGGTACTATCATACTTGATGTGAAAGCATTATCACCCTGAGAGAAGTTGGAAGCAGTAATGAATGCTGCATTTGTTATTTGTTCTTCTATCAGATTTGGTTCGATTAATACACCAATGGTCAATTCTTTTGTAGAAAATGCCGGCACAGAACCGAGCTTCCATTTTACCAACCGTTTGTTCCCTGCAATACTATCCGGTGCGATCGATGAATTCAGGAATGTTCCAAATGACGATATTGTATCATACAGTACTGTATTCGCTGTCGGAACATTTCCTGTATTCTTTATCAAAATTCGATAGATCAACGTTCTACCAGAACCTACAATATTTGTTTCGGGGGTTAATGAAAGATCCAAACGAGGGAAACTGCTGACAATAAACATCTTCGATGAATTAATACTCGTATTCTGCCAACTAAGATCAGCCTGGATATTCAACTGTGTATTGACAACGAGCGTGCTGTCTACTACTACTTTCACTTTAACGGAGTCGGACTTGCCGGCGAGAACATTGAATACTTTCCACGTAACGGTACTTCCGGAAATGACACCGCCAGTCGATCCAGGGACAAACCTCAATCCCGCCGGAGGTAACATTCCTTCAACAATCGCCGTATCGGCTGTTTTATTACCGATGTTTTTGTACGTGATTTTTACAATCAACGTTTCCCGATTAAAAACAAAACTATCAGGATTACTGAAGCTCATTTCAAAGTTAGGAGATTCAAGAACACTGAATTGCACATTGTTCGATTTAATGGAATCGATCGGAAACGATTTGAATTGGAATTTCGCGTTTGCCTGGTTCGAAATCACAGTATTCGGAGCAGTCTGTGAATATACAAACATGCACAATCCAAACAGGAATGTAAAAACTGTTATAATGCGATTTTTCAACGATATGGAATATTGTTTTGCCGACATAACTTACAGCGTTATTATTTAATTTTCACTTTAAATTCTACGGAACCATTTGTATTCGCCGCCAATGCACCAATCGAAACAGTTATGACAGTGCCATTACTTTCATCTTTTGTTATTGAAACACCACCTTCATTATCCGAAACAGAGACACCATTTACTTTTACGCTATTGATCACATAATTTGTCTGAATTGGCGCAGTATCAATAACAGAAAAGTCTTTTACACCGACACTTCCGTCATTAAAATATTTAATGGTGTAACCGATAATTGACCCTGCCGGCTGGTCTCCAACGGGAAAAACACTTTTTTCAATTCTTACCATTGGAACTTTCATTATGGTAACTACGTGTTTCGTATCAAACTTTGAGTGATCCCCTGCTGAAACAGCATGCCAATGAAGTGTGTCTTGCAATAAATCGGATTCAAATCTTGGAACAATTGCTTGAGCAAATACTCTAACGCTGTCTCCAGCAACCAATGTATCAATATCCACATCAGCAGAATCATTTGTATTTGTTAACACTGGATCGGAAGAATCCCAAATCCCATTGTTGTTTCTGTCACGATATAATTTCCATGCAAGATTTTGAGACGATGTCACATTAAGTTCAAAGAGATCCTTCAATGACCCGGTGTTTTTAATTTTCACTCCATGCCAAGCGGTATCGGATGCCTCTTTTGTGAGTGATGTAAACATCGGCGTTATTTCAATTCCATATTCAAATTTTCCGCTCACAGTCACCAAAACTATGTTCGACGCAATTGTGTATGTATTAGATCCAGTTGAATACTGAATACCAAACTGATTAGGAATCACCATACCATTGGTCAATCCGGAATTTAACTGCATCGTAACGGAAACGGTTATCGACTGTGACGGAGAGAGAGTTCCAATATTCCAAGTAATGGGATTTGTATTATTGATGAATGTTCCCTGTGTAGTTTTACCTGAAACAACGGATAAACCGCTTGGAATTTTGTCACTGATCGATAACGAGTTCACCGGAACTCCACCATTGTTCGTCAACACAAATGAATAAGTAATTTGTTGTCCGACAGACGGTGTAGGATTATTCACAGTTAATCCAGGATTCAGCGCATTTAATCCGGTCGTTCGGACAGTGGTGATATATTTTCCGGTGATTAATTTTGTCGAATCAAAATTCGATTTTACCGTTACCGATGTTGTATCTTTTGTTCCATTCAATGTCTCATCTCGCGGAACCGCGACACGAACTATAATCGGATAGGAAACATCTGCTGCAAGTGATGAAGAGAGTGAAATCAATCCTGAATTAACTTCATTCGTTTGTAGAATTCCATCTCCGTTACCGTCGCTATATAGTTGAATCACCCATCCTTTCGATGACACGGCAGAAATCTTTGCCCGATCATTACCATTACCAGAATTGATCAACACTGCCGCATAGTCTGCGAATGTACTGTCGCTCTGAGTTGTTATAGAATTTGTCAATGGAGTGACGTTAAACGCTCCCTTTTGCGCAACAGTAAAACTGACATAGGCAGAATATACAGTATCAATTTGAGATCCACTTTTGGATGAGAACGTCACTTGCGAACGACTTCGAATGACCGTTCCGGCGGGTGTGCCCGCAGCAAAGAGTTCTGCAAACGAACCAATCAGAAAGACAATGAACAAATATGTTGTGAATCTTCTTTTCATATGCTCGTTAATTTTTTAACAAAATATTCCTGTGAGTCATAGTACGGTTACATTAATTGATCAATGCTCGAAATCGTATCACTGCCGCCGATGTACCGGTATTTAATGTTCCCAACGTAAATGTAATTACTTTTCTTCCTGATACTGTGGTAACCGTTACTCCATCACCATCTTCGCTGTCTGTTTTAGCAACGCCGTCAATGGTTACGGAATTAGAAACATAGGTCATGCTGTCCGGTTCATTTTCGGTGAATTTTACACCGTAGGCTTTTCCATGCCCAATATTTTGATACGTGATAGCAAATACCATTTCTTCACCGGGAGGGACTTCACCAGCAGGTGTAACATTTCTTACTAATGAAAGTACCGGTACATTAAAAGTAGTTGTAGCGATTGCATCTTGAGATTTTGTTTGATCAGCAGATGATACCGTAAAGGTCGTAACGTCTTGATCTTGATCAGTTACGGAAGTTGGCACAACACCCAATGCCAGAACTCGCACTGTATCCGAAGAAGTTACCGTATTAACGTCAACGCTATTCGGGGTTACATTGGTATTTGTCAATAGAGCATCTCCAGAATTGTATGCTCCAAACGGACTGCTGTCCAAATATAACCTCCACACTAACGATTTTGTTGAAGTGTAGGATAGTTCCAGTACATCGCTTGTATTTCCGGTATTTTTTATCCGCATTCCATAGACAATGGTATCTTCCCGTTCAGCAGCAATTGATAAAGTTGTCGGAGTTATCTCAACTCCTCGTACTGCACCAATTGCGGCGGATGGATTGTTACTGCTTACCATCGTTGTATTTCCGCCGACTGTGTACGTTGCGACAATAGTATTGTTCAAAACAGTACCAAACGATAACGATGGAAGTATTTTAAGTCGGATAGTCACTGATACACTTCCACCGGAAAGTATTGTTCCAACTGTCCATGTTGCAGGAACGCTTGCAGCGCTGAATGTTCCTTGGTCAGTTGTTGCCGATACAAAACTAAATTGCGATGTATTGATGAGATCTGTAAGGAATACATTCGTTGCAGATACGCTACCAGTATTTGTCAATGTCAAAGAATAGGTAACCGTATCACCAGGCATTGGATTTGACGGAAGTACACTAAGACCAGTCCCAATTCCCGAAAGATTTACCGTATTCACCGTGGTAATCATTTTTGCTGAAATGGATTTCGTTGTATTAAAAACGGATGTTGCCGTCACTGTGGTAGTATCTTTTAGTCCATTCAATGAAGCATCCCGCGGAACAAAAACTCTTAACATAATCTTGTAGGTTGCATCAGCAGCAAATGTGGATGTCTGCGTAATCCCTCCTTCCGTAATTTCATCGGTATCCAAAACACCATTCCCGTTTGTATCATAGAATAGTGATCGACTCCACCCTCGTGAAGAAGTACTCGTAAGAGTAAATTGATCCGAACCGTTACCGGAGTTTGTTATCGTGACAGGATACGATACGAATACACTATCCGATGTGGTGGTTGATGCATTTGTCAACGGATTCATATTCACCGCAGCGACGTGCGCTACTGTGATGCTGACAATATTTGAGTAGACAGTATCACTCACCAATCCTGAGGATGTTGTATACACTACTGTGGAACGAGTTTGAATTACCGTTCCTGCCGGAGTGCCTACGGCAAATGCCACATTGTTCACCAACATCAATGATGCTGTCAGCATGAACCCTGTCAATATTTTATTTATCTGTTTCATATGAACACCATTTTTAATTTTTCTAGCGTATATCAATTATTGAACAATAACCTTAAAACTTACAATTTTTTCTTCGCCTACATTTAAGACTTTCGTCATTTTCCAATTAATTGTTTTCACTTCACCCTGACCCGGTGCAACAGTTGAAGCTCGGTCGAATGTTATTTGCGTATCATTACCAACCGCACTTCCTTCCAGATATTGCGTTCCGGCAGACACCGGATTTGAAATGACAATGTCCTTTGCACCTCCTGTACCAATGTTTGTGCAAATTATTTGATAGGAAACGGTATCCGTAGGTTTGGCTGTTGTTGCATTTGAAACACTCACAAT
Proteins encoded in this window:
- a CDS encoding c-type cytochrome, which encodes MKHVIALFVIAVLGLTSCKEDEATTPVVSAYDKADAVKGGILYDKFWATESGYDLSDAAKISHLNKYADFYRCKQCHAWDRLGNTGSYINRGPKASTATAAGRPNIAGSLIPSQSKTAQQLFDALKSSTGRRKLSDSAAVTGYSLTSPTIGDQMPNYGTLLTDAQIWDLVKYLKEGANDVTQLYDATYTGTYPTGKATYSAIGKDGNAASGKTFYNTNCATCHGTNGTMISNLDATPGMTAGKFVRTKPNEAQHKIKFGQLGAVMKPTKITITELKDLYKALADTVAFPN
- a CDS encoding OmpA family protein, whose translation is MFVYSQTAPNTVISNQANAKFQFKSFPIDSIKSNNVQFSVLESPNFEMSFSNPDSFVFNRETLIVKITYKNIGNKTADTAIVEGMLPPAGLRFVPGSTGGVISGSTVTWKVFNVLAGKSDSVKVKVVVDSTLVVNTQLNIQADLSWQNTSINSSKMFIVSSFPRLDLSLTPETNIVGSGRTLIYRILIKNTGNVPTANTVLYDTISSFGTFLNSSIAPDSIAGNKRLVKWKLGSVPAFSTKELTIGVLIEPNLIEEQITNAAFITASNFSQGDNAFTSSMIVPVIPKTIAITPEPDFIFGKLNGDSSKISVVLKDSLGQELPDGVPVQFSSTLGTFSNNSTSFSTTIMDGKAIAILRSINVDNNILRSKITVIGGHPAAKTIQDTTNVFFYPGAVTGGVVSGISRLPYKGAIARVFNASQVIVGTDTTKEDGKFFIALRKDVEKYKLEILVIDKFGDSIKTTTDIDPTKFPLPPIIIPNIISGRIEYSITGNPVPAENVTVVLDSIGPAQLIRTNRSSSARKIKNPDALIRVQEQRTDAQGRFKFENLRPAKYVISIDSAEFPNFTGFSFLSDTGSGTFTINLNLQITLDSNVVLLSTAPSVANAGDTVNVGMSIINSGTAEHHAVTVSDTLSPFAKFVSATKGNFSSVSYDSITRIVLWQRDTLKTLDNDTMNLRVVISKNIPDSTKVSNHIWFKSHIRATGSLNSTIIRSKGLVQFFNRFVVSNDTIVAGDSIQHVFKIKNVGTDSLRGLKIIDTLFSAGLSGISLAKAAHDSIRIVDSISIIYIKAIAPEKEDSVSLKLLTDFGLRKDAKILSHAYLLQGDSIVARRDTLLAVKENQNLSTFLKIVKTANKKTAEIGDVVTYQVQISNTSPQFVKTIGVYDLLPYAFQYVKNSARFNGKAIEPTINPTINQLKWNVPDTILTSKHATLVYQLAVGADALESEGVNTAYASALAGLGTLLVSDKSQWQVTVRPGVFTEKGLIIGKVFYDDNRNTFQDGGENGEKGIEIWMEDGTRIITGDDGKFSLPEVKPGQHVMRVNEVTLPKKTELLIGNNSFAKDPTSRFVRVTEGGIAKANFYLKRNVADSLVQTLSKVNKLIAVRQLKPKYLYEDTLRKLKVDTVQMYVSFTYSGNKPVASIEIIDQLSDRLHIVPNSFTYNGRTINPMVGDNIINFKLGRARDVFSGVVSYKVVATDLSHTGMLLPSTSMIKVTSMDSIVVESNKIYVENVIRDTTKNRIETSEIMISSNNPRISNHLSDSISITAGDAVFFKTSLYIDPKKKIKTVKLLDSLESAFIINERSFTVNGVPLSSKNLSVKVRSSSLSMNTREIPDDLEFIRVASVNLTDLLRSGKNEITYSATLQRANRDTMFRKYSYAIITNQFNEENIVRTNDAKIFVRAGVMSQSLPLETTYVNIPRSSLKVEEKIAEAVKLIESLKQISTKAVVMEGITFELAKATLTTESKVVLDNIARILLSNNEINMQINGYTDNTGNAASNRKMSLNRAKEVTAYLVSQGVDSKRLLPQGFGPTNPIASNKTEEGRAKNRRVEFARVK
- a CDS encoding DUF11 domain-containing protein codes for the protein MKQINKILTGFMLTASLMLVNNVAFAVGTPAGTVIQTRSTVVYTTSSGLVSDTVYSNIVSITVAHVAAVNMNPLTNASTTTSDSVFVSYPVTITNSGNGSDQFTLTSTSSRGWSRSLFYDTNGNGVLDTDEITEGGITQTSTFAADATYKIMLRVFVPRDASLNGLKDTTTVTATSVFNTTKSISAKMITTVNTVNLSGIGTGLSVLPSNPMPGDTVTYSLTLTNTGSVSATNVFLTDLINTSQFSFVSATTDQGTFSAASVPATWTVGTILSGGSVSVTIRLKILPSLSFGTVLNNTIVATYTVGGNTTMVSSNNPSAAIGAVRGVEITPTTLSIAAEREDTIVYGMRIKNTGNTSDVLELSYTSTKSLVWRLYLDSSPFGAYNSGDALLTNTNVTPNSVDVNTVTSSDTVRVLALGVVPTSVTDQDQDVTTFTVSSADQTKSQDAIATTTFNVPVLSLVRNVTPAGEVPPGEEMVFAITYQNIGHGKAYGVKFTENEPDSMTYVSNSVTIDGVAKTDSEDGDGVTVTTVSGRKVITFTLGTLNTGTSAAVIRFRALIN